A single region of the Sorghum bicolor cultivar BTx623 chromosome 7, Sorghum_bicolor_NCBIv3, whole genome shotgun sequence genome encodes:
- the LOC8080649 gene encoding 12-oxophytodienoate reductase 7 — protein MASTDRSTPAEDQQQQQPQRPSLFSPYQMPRFRLAHRVVLAPMTRCRAPDAIPGPALAEYYAQRSTEGGLLISEGTIISPSGPGFPRVPGIYNQEQTDAWRKVVDAVHAKGAIFFCQLWHVGRASHQVYQPGGAAPISSTDKPISSRWRILMPDGSYGKYPTPTRLATSEIPEIVEQYRQAAINAIKAGFDGIEIHGAHGYLIDQFLKDGINERTDEYGGSLSNRCRFLLEVTRAVVSAIGADRVAVRVSPAIDHLDAYDSNPLQLGLAVVDRLNALQQEVGRLLAYFHVTQPRYTAYGQTESGQHGSAEEESRLMRALRGAYRGTFMCSGGYTRELGVEAVESGDADLVSYGRLFIANPDLVERFRRDAPLNKYVRKTFYTPDPVVGYTDYPFLGQPKARM, from the exons ATGGCGTCCACGGATCGCTCCACGCCGGCGgaggaccagcagcagcagcagccgcagcgCCCGTCCCTCTTCTCGCCGTACCAGATGCCCCGCTTCCGTCTCGCTCACCG GGTGGTGCTGGCGCCGATGACCAGGTGCAGGGCGCCCGACGCGATCCCGGGCCCCGCGCTCGCGGAGTACTACGCGCAGCGGTCCACGGAAGGCGGCTTGCTCATCTCCGAGGGCACCATCATCTCGCCCTCCGGCCCTGG GTTCCCTCGTGTCCCTGGGATATACAATCAAGAGCAGACTGATGCATGGAGAAAGGTGGTTGATGCTGTTCATGCCAAGGGAGCTATTTTTTTCTGCCAACTATGGCATGTAGGGAGAGCTTCTCACCAAG TATATCAGCCGGGTGGTGCTGCTCCAATATCCTCAACTGATAAGCCAATATCATCAAGATGGAGGATACTGATGCCCGATGGATCCTATGGCAAGTATCCAACTCCGACGCGCCTAGCCACATCCGAGATACCAGAAATTGTTGAACAGTATCGGCAAGCTGCCATAAACGCCATCAAAGCAG GTTTCGATGGCATTGAGATCCACGGCGCCCATGGCTATCTCATCGATCAGTTCCTCAAGGACGGTATCAACGAGCGGACTGACGAGTACGGTGGCTCACTCTCCAACCGTTGCCGGTTCCTCCTGGAGGTGACCCGAGCCGTGGTCTCTGCCATAGGTGCAGACCGCGTCGCGGTCCGCGTGTCCCCGGCCATCGACCATCTCGACGCCTACGACTCCAACCCCCTGCAGCTCGGCTTGGCCGTGGTGGACCGTCTCAACGCTCTCCAGCAGGAGGTGGGGCGGCTGCTGGCCTACTTCCACGTGACGCAGCCACGGTACACGGCGTACGGGCAGACGGAGTCCGGCCAGCACGGGAGTGCCGAGGAGGAGAGCCGGCTGATGCGTGCCCTGCGGGGTGCCTACCGTGGCACGTTCATGTGCAGCGGCGGGTACACGCGGGAGCTCGGCGTGGAGGCCGTCGAGTCCGGGGACGCCGACCTGGTGTCGTACGGGCGGCTGTTCATCGCGAACCCGGACCTGGTGGAGCGGTTTCGGCGCGACGCCCCGCTGAACAAATACGTGCGCAAGACGTTCTACACCCCGGACCCCGTCGTCGGTTACACGGACTACCCATTCCTCGGCCAGCCTAAGGCGCGCATGTGA